The genome window AATTCTTTGGGCATATCCGCGGAGTTGATGTTTTGAAATATTATATTTATAGGCTACTGTAGCTGGTCCTTCTCCTTTCACTAAGTATTCTTCTAATGCTTCTAATAGATAGTCGCTTCCACCTAATATCTTTAAAGCTACATAATTTACTAAAGACTTTATATCAGTTTGTTTCATATAGAGGTCACTGGAACCCTCTATATTCTTTAGAGTTTAAAAGGTATACACATAATTCTATAACGTGAGAATCTCCTTCTTATAAGTCTTTATAGTGATCCCATTACCATTATATACTCTGCCAAGTTCATATACAGTTCCATATTTTTCTAGTTTTGTTTTTACTTCATTCATAAGTTCTTCTGAAACAAATAAGACAATACCTATACCCATATTGAACACTTTATACATCTCCTTGTGAGGTACTCCTGCTTTTTCGATAATTTTAAAAATCTCTGGGGGGTCCGGCATGTTTAAGACAATCTTATAACTAGTAAGTCTTTTAAGCTTAGTAAACGCACCTCCAGTTATATGTGCTGCTCCCTTTATCATATCTATAACTTCCAAAACTGGTTTGACATAAATTCTAGTCGGTTTTAGTAATTCACTTTTATAATCATCAAGTGAAATTTTACCCTCTTCTATTAATTTCCTAACTAAGGAGTACCCATTAGAATGTATGCCATTGCTTTCTAATCCTAATATATAATCTCCAGGCTTTATGTCAATTCCCGTTTTTAGATTATCTACGACTCCTATCGCAGTACAAGAAAGATCAAATCCTCTAATCACATCTGGCATAATAGCGGTTTCTCCCCCAATAACTTCAACATCAGCATCTTTGGCACCTTGAACAATACCATTAATAATCTCATTTACCACATTATCCATAGGCTTTTCTAAGGCAATGTAATCTACTAATGCAACTGGCTTTGCTCCAACACATATTAGATCATTAACATTCATAGCAACGCAGTCTATTCCTACAGGCTTTATTATTCCAGTTTGTAAGGCTAGTAAAGTCTTTGTTCCTACACCATCAGTATGCATCGCTATGTTAAGATTACCTATCTTAACTACTCCAGAATAATGTCCTGCTCCTACAATAGTATTTTTATAAGTAGACGAGATCATTTGAGAAATTACATTATGATAGTCACGTAACTTTTCTAAGTCAACTCCTGCTTTCTTATATTCTTCGCTCACCATAATCCACCATTGGGAGACCAATCTGCAGAAATTCCAAGAATTCCTCTTCTTTCTCTATTTTTATAAGAATATCTTATAATTTCAGCTTTTTCACTCTGATATTCAACTGTCTTTCCAATGTCAGTTCTGTATATTAATTTAGTATCACTGCTAACGTATTGGATACACTTGTCCAAGTTCTCGGAAGCTTCTTTGAAATCTCCCATCGCAACTATTTCTAAAGCTCTAGAGCCTTTAGTTACAAGTTGTGTTCCCTCTAATGCCACAGATCCAAAAAACACCATACATCCATGCTCTTTCATTTTATCTAAATCTAGTGCAATCATATGTCCAGATGCCATTTGTTTTGAGATAGGATATCCTAACGTAGCAATAGCTTTTACTACAGAAGGTTGTTCATTTAATTTTATATGAGCTTTACTTAAATGTCCAGTAGCAGTTAACTCAATAATTTCTCCAAAATCAGACTCAATTCTTGGAATTATGGCCGAAGCTTCTGGATCACCAAATCTTGAATAATATTCAATTACTGTGGGTCCCCAAAGTTCAGTCAACATCATTTGCCCTGCTATGACTCCTACATATCTCTCTTTAGTCTCTTTATATATTGCATCTATAGTCCTTTTAACTATGTCATAAGTTGTTTGGTACTCCTCGCTATTGATAAATGGAAGCAATTCAGTAGGCCCAGAAATTGCTCCCATCCCTCCGGTCTCGGGTCCTATCCCATCTTGATATGCGTTCTTATAGTCTTGTGCTAAAGGTAGGGGAATAGTTGTTTTTCCATCAGTTAAAACATGAAGTGTGTATTCTGGCCCGTCAACTTTTTCCTCTATTATAATTCTTGGCTCACCTTCCTTATTGTATAGACTCCCTATCTCGTTTACGCTTTTTGTCAATGCCTCTCTCTTATCATGTGTTAAGTAAGCCTCTAAGTCAGCTATTACCTTAACTCCCTTTCCTCCAGCTTGGCCAGCAGGTTTAACTGCAACAGAGCCTCCATATTCTAATATGAACCTTGCAGCATCCTCTATTGTATAAAATACCTTATACCTCAATCTCCCTGGAATAGAATATTTCCACATTAACTCTCTTGCCCAAGCCTTAGATTCCTCTATCCTAGCGCACTTTTTGCTAGCTCCAAATACCGGGATTCCCTCTTGTCTGAAAACGTCAGATATTCCATGGAATAATGGCTCCTCTGGTCCAATAACCCCCAAATCTGGGTTTACTTTCTTAATTACCTTCTCAACGATATCTGAGGAGTTTATGTTACCTACAAAATACTCTCCACCGGTGGCTTTCACTACTGAATTAATTCCAGGATTAATGTATGATGACAGCGCATAAACCTTGTAACCTTTAGTTGATTTTTCTAGTGAATAAGCTAGGACATTTTCTCTTGCTCCATCCCCAACTAATAATACTTTCATCTTTCTCACCAAGGGTATTTTTTAGTCATACATCCTAAGCAGAGATTTCTATGCCCAATAACTCTGAACAATCCTTCTAAACTTAACCAATGTATAGAATCTGCACCTAAAACCCTAGCTATTTTTTCATCATCAAGATTAGCCGAAATTAATTCCTTTTCTTCTGGAACCTCAACCCCATATGGACATTGCGAGATTAATTTAGGACTTCCTATTAACACGTGGATCTCCTTTGCGCCTAATTTTCTCAAGTTAAATATAGTGTTTTTAAGGGTAGTTCCAGTAACCATTGAATCATCTATTAAAATTATTTTCTTTCCTTTTACTGCACTTTTTATTGGGTTTAGCTTAAGTTGAACTCCAACTACCTTTAGGAAAGCATCAGACGATAACATTGTCCTTATCGGACTTCCAGTTCTAGTAAAGCCTAAGTCTAGTGGTATGTTTAATCTCCTAGAGTAACCTATTGCGAAAGGCAAAGCAGTATCTGGAACTCCAATAACTGAGTCAGCATTTATTGGGTATTCCAAAGCTAATTCTTCTCCTATCTTCACTCTCAGATCATAGATATCTTTTTCGTTAACGATACTATCTATCCTTGCCTGATACACGTACTCTATAGTACAGTATGATTTTCTAGGTATTCTTACTTGCTTAGATTCTATATGATATTTATCAACAATTACTAACTCCCCAGGGTTAATTTCCCTCTTGAACTCAGCCCCTATTACAAACATTGATGTTGGTTCGGAGGAGATAATTGCTAAATCAAATCCAAATCCGCCTATGCTTAGTGGCTTAAGTCCTAATTCATCTCTATAGGCTATTAACTGGCCGTCTTTACTTATAGCTATGAACGAGATCGGTTTTTTAATTTCAGTTATTGCATTTTCTGGATCTTTTATAACTTGGTTTAGAATATTGGCATTATCTATTATCCCATCAACAACTATAGCGCCATTATCTATTGTCATGGGATAACTATTTCTAATTCCAGCATAACCTATTCCAGCCCATCCATTTAGGTCTTTAATTTCTAAATCCTCAGGTGCTACGTTCTCAAGTTTAGTAAATATATTTCTCTGCTTGTCTAATATTGCTATTCCACTTTTAGAGTATCCTCTGTGTTGTAAGCCTATTAGGCCATAGTATAAAAACCTAGATACATTCCACACGTTATCAAATGCTAATATACCTAATATTCCAGCCATAATATCACTTCCCAAATACTCTTTCTAACTCAGTTGAGTTATACTTGAATTTGAGAGGATAAATCCCAGAAAAACATGCTTTGCATAAGTCTCTTCTACCTATTGCTTGTACCATCTCTTCAATACTTAAAAACTCAATAGAATCCGCATTCAACTCTTTTCCTATCTCCTTTTCAGATTTATTATGTGCAATCAACTCCTCTCTTTTAGGAAAGTCTATTCCCATATAACAGGGATATTTTATCATAGGTGATCCTATACGTACATGAATTTCCTTGGCACCAGCATTACGTAACATACTTATTATTCTCTTCATGGTATTTCCTCTAACTATTGAGTCATCTATCAAAACTATTCTTTTGTCCTTTACTACATCAATAACTAATCCAAATTTTTCTTCTAGTACCTCATTTCTCTTATCTTGAGTTGGCATTATGAATGATCTTACGGATGAAATTGTTCTAACCAGAGGTTCCTCTAGGGGTATATGGCTTTTTCTAGAAAAGCCTAACGCTATTGGTCTTGATGAGTCCGGTACTGGAACTACAATGTCTCCGTTAGCTGGATGTTTTTCTGCTAATAATTCACCTAACCTTATCCTAGCCGAGTAGACTGAATACCCATCTATATTGGAATCTTGTCTTGCAAAGTATATATATTCGAAAGAACAAGTAGCGTAACTCTTCTCCTCTTCATAAATTACTTCGTCATATAATATTTTGCCATTTTTCATGATTATTACTTCAGCTGGTAGAATATGTTTCAAAACGTTTCCACCTAGTTGTCTAATAACGGAATCCTCCGAGGAAACTATTAATGATCCTTCTAAAGATCCTAATACAACTGGATGGAATCCTCTAGGATCTCTAAATACCACAATCTTTTCATCGTTCAAAAGAATAGCTATTGAATATCCGCCATCAACAACTTTCATAAATTCCTTTACGGCATCTGGAATAGAGTGAAAGCTTAATTTTTGCTTAAAGAACTTATATATAAATTCAGTATCTACGCTAAATGAACCAAATTGGTAATAGTTGCTTATAGTTCCATTGAATGCCACAACTATGCTTGAGTCACCTAAAGGCTGTGCTTCTTCAATTGAGCTTTTTCCACTAGTTGAGTACCTTACATGACCTATTCCGTTTTTTATAAATTTATTAAGATTTTCCTTAAATACTTCGTCCACAAGTCCAGATCCCTTAATTGTTAATATTTTCCCATTCTCAGCATATGCAATTCCTGCAGATTCTTGACCCCTATGCTGAAGTAGCCTAATTCCCTCTACTACCAGTTGAATATTTACTTCTTTAGGGCTAGATACCGCAAAGACTCCACATTTATCACGTATGCTATCCATTACTCATCACCTCTTCTAGAAAATTGAAGTAATTATCAACTATACTTTTAAGATTATAATCTATATTATCAATAGTTAATATATTGGTTTTCTTATTAACCCTTCCTATTATAGACGCTACAATACCCTTACTCTTACTCTCTTCAACTATCCATTCTGGTTCATTAGTTAAGACTATGAAACGTCCACTGCTTTCAGAGAATAGATTCTCTATTATATTGTCAGTATCACTCAAAATATTCTTAGTACTGATTTCTATTCCATATCCACGAACTAGTATGTTGAAAAGAGAAGCCGCTAGGCCACCTCTACTTATATCCTTTGCAAATGTAATTTTTTCCTCATTTATAGCATCAATTACTACTTCAGAAGATAACAGATCCTCTTGTAATCTTACTTTAGGAGCTTGGCTAGGAATTTTAAATATCTTTGATAATAATGATCCTCCTAATTCTTTTCGTGTGTACCCTAATAATACAACGTAGGAATTGTCTTCCACTCTATTTTTAAGTAATTTACCTTGAATCAAACCTGCCATTACAATTAAAGGTGTTGGCTTTATCGGTCTTCCTTGGCTATTTTCATTATAAAATGATACTTTCCCACCAACAATAGGTATGTTAAAGAATCTAGCCGCCTCTCCTATACCTCTTATTGCTTCTACGAAAGTATAGTAAACCTCTGCCTTTTTTGGGTCTCCAAACTGTAAATGGTCTACAGCTACTATCCCTTTTGCCCCTACTGTAGCTAAATTCCTATAAGCCTCTGCCACTATTCCTTTTCCACACTCATATGCATCCTCAGAGCATAGGTCAGGATTTGCATCTGCCTTTATCGCTAATAACTTTCCATTAGGAAGCGAAACTACTGCACTATCAGCATTACCGGGTTTAATTACTGTTGAAGTATTTACTTCGTAATCGAACTGCGAATATACCCATTCTTTACTTACTAAATCAGGATGTGATAATACTGAGTATATTGTACTTTCTAACGGTAAATTAACAATTTTCTCTTCAACGTTCTTCTTAACGTTTTTTATTGGCCATAAAAACTTCGGTGGATCTAACAATACGTTTGTGGGTAGGGAAACTAGATCTTTACCAAAATATCTAAACTTAATTACTGGTTCACTAGTTACCTCACCTATTACACTGCAAGGATATTCATACTCTTCAAAAGCTTTGCATACTTCCTCAACGTTTTTCTCCTCTACTGCGTATAACATTCTCTCTTGTGTTTCAGATATGATTACATCTGCTGGATCCATATTTTTCACGCGCAACGGAATTTTCTCTATATCTACTATAGCACCAAGTCCATTTGTCATCTCAGTTACAGCAACTGCTAATCCTCCACCACCTAGGTCTTTAATAGCCTCTACCTTATCGGCAATCTCTAAGGTTACATCCAGTATAATTTTTCCAGCAAAAGGATCAGCTATCTGGACTGCTCCAATTTCGTCTTCTCCACTTAGCTTTCTTGACGCAAATGAAGCTCCCCCTAAACCATCAATTCCTGTAAGCCCTGCTAAGACTAACTTAAGTCCTGCTTTATCTACAACACTTGGTTTTATCTTATCTTTTCTAACTATTCCGATAGCAGCCACATCTACTAGCGGATTATCATTATATGTATCATCGAATGATAATTCCCCACCAACTACTGGAACTCCAATGCTATTCCCATATGCTGCAATTCCTGCAATTATGTTCTTAAGTAACCATACGTTTTTTCTTATGTTTAGATTCCCAACTCTTATCATGTCCATGAGTACGATTGGCTTGGCCCCTTTGCTGATAATATCCCTTATTATCCCTCCTACACCTGTAGCGGCACCATTGAATGGATCAATGGCGGACGGATGGTTATGACTTTCAACCTTTATTACTATTGCCCATCCCTCTCCTATGTCCACCGCTCCAGCATCCTGCCAGTCTTTTATACCCATTATTACATTAGGGCTATCTGTAGAAAAGCTCTTCAAGAAGATTTTAGATGACTTATAAGAACAATGTTCGGACCATACAGCATCAATTACTCTCCATTCAATCTCATTAGGCTCTCTGCTTAATCTTTTTCGAATGTCATCCATTTCTATCGGGAGAAGATTTATGCCCATTCTCTCAACCTCCTCAAAAGAATTAGTCCATCTACTGATCCGTCAACTGATGTTAGTTTGAAGGAAGCTCTCTCCGGATGTGGCATCATTCCTATTACATTTCCTTGTTCATTTGCTATTGAGGCTATATTAAGTAATGATCCGTTAGGATTCACATCCTCTCTCACATTTCCGTTCTCATCACAATATTGAAGGACCATATTTGTTTTTGCATACTCTATATCATCTACATAATACCGACCTTCTGCATGAGCTATAGGCATTTTTATTATTTTCTTATCTAGTCCCTTAGTTAGGACTGTATCAGTTCTAATTACCTTAAGGTACACCCACTTCGAGATAAATCTTAACTTTAAATTTGGTAACAAGGCCCCTTTTAATAGCCCACTTTCAACAAGAATTTGGAACCCGTTACATATTCCAATTACTATCTTTCCCTCTTCTGTCATCTGCTTGATTTTCTTTATAGTTTCTGTATTAGCGGCAATACTTCCAGCTCTAAGACAATCCCCAAAGCTAAATCCTCCAGGTAAAATTACGCCACTATATTTATCCGGATCTAAGTCCTTATACTTTACTATCCTTGTGGGAACTCCAGCCTCTATTAATGCCTTATAAACATCAGTTTCACAAGTAGTACCAGGGAACTTAACTATTGCAATCATTCTTTTCTCACTCTAACGAGAATTTTATGAACTATTGGATTGTATAATCTTCCCTCAATTGCAATTTTCTCTATCAAATTCTTTGCATCTTCTTCATTATTAGCCTCAATTTTGAACTGGATGTACTTTCCTACTCTCGTCTCGATTATGTTGTTTGTATATTTTTCAATAACATACCTTTGTATCGTTTCTCCTTCAGGGTCTCTAACGGAATCTTTATTTATTATTATCAATTCTACATAATAGTACTTCATACACGAGACCTCATGAAGTAATTATTTTTAGAAATTCTTCATACGAGGCTTTTACTGTTTTCAAATCGTATCCTTTTCTATACAAATCCTTGTCAAAGATTCTTGAATTAGCGTTTCTAATCCTCATACTATCTAATGATATTTCATCTCCGATCACTAATTTATCGTCTAAACGGCCAAATTCTAACTTAAAGTCATATAATATTAATCCTTTGTTTTTAATAAAGCTGGATAATATATCATTTACCTTTATCATTATATCTTCTATATATTGCGCCTCCTTTCTACTCATTAGTTTAAGATGTTCCATATGGTAATAGTTGAGTAAAGGATCATGACGTAAGTCGTCCTTTAAGAAAAATTCTACTATTGGTGGTTCAAAAACCTCACCTTCTTTTATTGGTAATCGCTTAACAATGCTACCTGTTGCAATATTTCTTACTACAACTTCTACTGGTATCATCTTTAGTCTCTTTACTATCATTGTTCTTTCATCCTTCATTCCTACGTAGTGCGTTTCTATACCATATCTTTCCAATAATCTGAAGAAGAATGCTGATGTTTGAGCGTTTAAAACTCCTTTACCCTCTAGTATATCCTTTTTTTGACCATCACCTGCTGTTATATCATCCTTAAACCTGAGTAATACATGATCCTTGTCAAAATCATAAACTATCTTAGTTTTTCCCTCGGAAATCTTGTTAACTTCCATTACGACTATTTTACATAGCTGATATAAAAAGTTAGCTTATAATGACTATTAATTTTTACTTAATTATGTAAATCAAAATCCTTATAATTCTTCAATTATGCTTAAGCTCATGAGCAGTCAAATTACAATAGACGATTTTGCAAAATTAGACCTTAGGGTAGGAATTGTAAGACAAGCTGAAAGAATTGAAGGAACAAGACTCCTAAAACTCATAGTTGACCTGGGTTCAGAACAAAGGCAAATAATTGCTGGTTTAGGAGAATATTACACTCCAGACGAGTTATTAAATAAGAAGATAATAATTATAGCTAATTTAAAGCCTAGAGTGATTAGAGGTTTTGAAAGTCAAGGTATGTTATTAGCTGCTGGGTGTAAAGAGGACGAGGCGAAAGGAATAAAACCTAGGATACTAACTGTAGATGGAGAGGTCCCTCCAGGAACTAAGATATGTTGAATCCATTTGAAAAGTTACAGATCCCGCCCAAGGTTAATTCCACCATTGATACTATGCTAAAGAGACTCCCAAAGATAGGTGGTACTACGATTAGAGATAGAGAGATAAGAAGGCTAAAGGAATACTATGAAAGAGTTAAGAAATATTATGACTTTGTAGAGCAATTCCCTAGAATTGATGAATTACATCCTTTTTATTTAGAGGCAACTAAAATCGTAACTGATATTGATAAACTGAAAATCTGTTTGTCAGATACCAAGAAAGCTAGCGTAATATCCATGAAGATACTGAAAAAATACATCGATCAGATAAGGAAACGGCCTGAAAATGAAGCGAATTTAATAATGCGTCAAGCGTTTGGAAGAGTAAGTTCCATTCTAAGAAAATCTAGTGAATGTATAGATAGAGTGATAGATGTAGCTAAAGAGTTAAAGAAAATTCAGGGTATAGACCCTTTATTGCCAACTATTATAGTTGCAGGTCCTCCAAACGTAGGTAAGTCTACTCTAGTTTCAAAAATCTCCACAGCGAAACCGGAAATTGCAAATTATCCGTTTACTACAAAAGAGGTTCACGTTGGTCACGTAATTTTAGATGATTTTCGAATCCAGATTATAGATACGCCAGGTATTTTAGATAGGCCAGAAATTGAGAGAAATAATATAGAGAGAAAGGCTATTAATGCAATTAGAAATTTAAACGGTATTATTGTATTCATGTTCGACTCCTCAATTTCCTCAGTTCTTTCTGTTGAAAGTCAAATAGAATTATTTAGAGAAGTAAAGTTACTAAAAAGGGTTATATTACCTGTAATTAATAAGATTGACGAGAGATACAATGAATATTATAAGAAGATTGTAGACTTTCTTTTAAAAGAAGGAAGTAAATGGTATGAGATAAGTGCTGAAAAGGGAATAGGTTTAGATAAATTGAAGGAAGAGCTTTTTAGTTTGATAAAAAGTAGTGGTACAAATGAAGTATCGCGTAATTGAGATCTTTACCTCTATTCAAGGTGAAGGGGAGATTATCGGAACTCCTTCAAATTTCATTAGACTTGCCACGTGCAATTTAAGGTGCGTATGGTGCGATACAAAGTATTCTTGGGAAATTGGCACTGAGATGAGCATAGATGAGATTATTTCAAAAATAGATAAGAGAGTTAGAACTACCACGATAACTGGGGGTGAGCCTTTACTTCAAAACATATTGCCACTCGCTAAGGAAATTAAGAGTATAGGGCATAAGATTGTGGTTGAGACAAATGGTACAATAAAGCCTTCAGAGGAATTAAGGAAGATTGTTGATGTCTTTTCCGTTTCTCCTAAGCTTAGTAATTCAGGTCATAAACTAAAATACGATTTCTCAGATGATTGGGCTACGTACTATAAGTTTGTCATAGTTTACCCAAACAAGGATCTAGATGAGGTCGTTAGATTCGTCGAGTCTCAGAATATTAATCCACGTAAAGTTATCTTACAACCTGATGGGAATAGAAGCGATTATGTAAATGCAATAAATGAAATAGTGCAAATTGTGTTAGATAGGGGTCTTCAATTTAGAGTCCTTCCTCAGCTCCACAGAATTATTGGAGTTAGATGATAACAGATCTTTCAATAGGTTCATCTTTTGTTTTCCTCTTGACAACACTTCATTACTTATATTTACTAATGTTTTTATTTTCTCCTTATCAATTTTCTCCGTGTTAGTCTCTCTTAAGAGATGAACCATTCTTATTCCGGTTCTTAGTTCTACCAAGACTCCCTTTTGATTTGTAGCTAAAATTCCACTATGTTTAAATCCAGCTTCTCTAGCAATTTTCAAGATTTCCCAGGCCGTGTCTATGTTTTTAGAGTAAATATGTACGATTGGTCCTTGTACTATTAACCATAATCTTCTAACTTGGTCTTTTCCTAGAACTCCCTCCAGATCTTGTTCTGTAATTCTTAAATGATTTTTAAACACAATAGTTGAATTTTTCCTATCCCAAGGCATTTCAGCATCAACAATAGTTATTCTCCCGCTACAACTACTTTGAGTATATACATCATTCCTATTCCTATAGAAAGCTAATAGAAAGTCTAGAATATCTGGATCTAAGTAACCTATTTCTTTGTCATGGTATATTTTACTAAGCGCTTTTTCTCTAAGTTCCTCCCAAATTACCATATACTTAATTAATCATTGTGTTCAATAAAAGTTTGTGACACTTAGTGATGTAATATTAAGGTATTTGTTAAGTGAAGAAGCTATTATAGAAATAAGTGAGAATGAAATAAGTGCGGAAGAATTCAAAAATATTGATGCGATAAATATAGGACTGAGAGTTATATTTATTGGTAAAAATAGAAGAAGGAGATTAGTGGATTTGGGATTATTATACATTATTGCCAAATGTGGGCACTTAGATTTTATTAGGGATTATCTAGACATGAAGTCTTCATTAAGGGACATATATGCTAAATATGGTGTATATACAGAATTGGAGTATCTTGCAATTAATGATGAGTGTGCTAAATTGGTTAACGATTTGGATCTGAAATATGTATTGCCTAGGGTTAAATCTGTAGTTGAGAAAAGAAACTCATCAAGATGACAAACTATAGGATTCTGTTTGTATATATAGTGATGAAACATTTTAACAAGTTATAATTATATCTCTAAATGTATAATGAGTGAAAAGGAACGAAAGCAAGTTAAAAAGTTTTTCAAGTTCCTTTTTTTCACTTCAAGAGGAGGGATAACTAGGCTGAAAATAGTAAGAACATTAGAAGAGAAGCCTCTAAATCCTAACCAAATAGCCTCAACGTTGGAACTTGATTATAAAACTGTAATGCATCATTTAAGAGTTCTAATGGAAAGCAACATAGTATATAAGGAGGCGGATGGATATGGTTTGCCATATAAGCTCACAACCTTTTATAAGACTTACAAGGACGTTTTAGATGAATTAGAAAAGGAAGTTAGGCAAAAAGCTAATAAACTAACTTAACTTTAGCCTTTTAAACCTTTCTAGTTAATATCTATTTCCGTGAAGAAGAAAGGAAAGAGTTTAGCTGAACTGCTAATTGACGTAAGAATTG of Sulfolobus sp. E5-1-F contains these proteins:
- the purM gene encoding phosphoribosylformylglycinamidine cyclo-ligase, encoding MVSEEYKKAGVDLEKLRDYHNVISQMISSTYKNTIVGAGHYSGVVKIGNLNIAMHTDGVGTKTLLALQTGIIKPVGIDCVAMNVNDLICVGAKPVALVDYIALEKPMDNVVNEIINGIVQGAKDADVEVIGGETAIMPDVIRGFDLSCTAIGVVDNLKTGIDIKPGDYILGLESNGIHSNGYSLVRKLIEEGKISLDDYKSELLKPTRIYVKPVLEVIDMIKGAAHITGGAFTKLKRLTSYKIVLNMPDPPEIFKIIEKAGVPHKEMYKVFNMGIGIVLFVSEELMNEVKTKLEKYGTVYELGRVYNGNGITIKTYKKEILTL
- the purD gene encoding phosphoribosylamine--glycine ligase, translating into MKVLLVGDGARENVLAYSLEKSTKGYKVYALSSYINPGINSVVKATGGEYFVGNINSSDIVEKVIKKVNPDLGVIGPEEPLFHGISDVFRQEGIPVFGASKKCARIEESKAWARELMWKYSIPGRLRYKVFYTIEDAARFILEYGGSVAVKPAGQAGGKGVKVIADLEAYLTHDKREALTKSVNEIGSLYNKEGEPRIIIEEKVDGPEYTLHVLTDGKTTIPLPLAQDYKNAYQDGIGPETGGMGAISGPTELLPFINSEEYQTTYDIVKRTIDAIYKETKERYVGVIAGQMMLTELWGPTVIEYYSRFGDPEASAIIPRIESDFGEIIELTATGHLSKAHIKLNEQPSVVKAIATLGYPISKQMASGHMIALDLDKMKEHGCMVFFGSVALEGTQLVTKGSRALEIVAMGDFKEASENLDKCIQYVSSDTKLIYRTDIGKTVEYQSEKAEIIRYSYKNRERRGILGISADWSPNGGLW
- a CDS encoding amidophosphoribosyltransferase translates to MAGILGILAFDNVWNVSRFLYYGLIGLQHRGYSKSGIAILDKQRNIFTKLENVAPEDLEIKDLNGWAGIGYAGIRNSYPMTIDNGAIVVDGIIDNANILNQVIKDPENAITEIKKPISFIAISKDGQLIAYRDELGLKPLSIGGFGFDLAIISSEPTSMFVIGAEFKREINPGELVIVDKYHIESKQVRIPRKSYCTIEYVYQARIDSIVNEKDIYDLRVKIGEELALEYPINADSVIGVPDTALPFAIGYSRRLNIPLDLGFTRTGSPIRTMLSSDAFLKVVGVQLKLNPIKSAVKGKKIILIDDSMVTGTTLKNTIFNLRKLGAKEIHVLIGSPKLISQCPYGVEVPEEKELISANLDDEKIARVLGADSIHWLSLEGLFRVIGHRNLCLGCMTKKYPW
- the purF gene encoding amidophosphoribosyltransferase — protein: MDSIRDKCGVFAVSSPKEVNIQLVVEGIRLLQHRGQESAGIAYAENGKILTIKGSGLVDEVFKENLNKFIKNGIGHVRYSTSGKSSIEEAQPLGDSSIVVAFNGTISNYYQFGSFSVDTEFIYKFFKQKLSFHSIPDAVKEFMKVVDGGYSIAILLNDEKIVVFRDPRGFHPVVLGSLEGSLIVSSEDSVIRQLGGNVLKHILPAEVIIMKNGKILYDEVIYEEEKSYATCSFEYIYFARQDSNIDGYSVYSARIRLGELLAEKHPANGDIVVPVPDSSRPIALGFSRKSHIPLEEPLVRTISSVRSFIMPTQDKRNEVLEEKFGLVIDVVKDKRIVLIDDSIVRGNTMKRIISMLRNAGAKEIHVRIGSPMIKYPCYMGIDFPKREELIAHNKSEKEIGKELNADSIEFLSIEEMVQAIGRRDLCKACFSGIYPLKFKYNSTELERVFGK
- the purL gene encoding phosphoribosylformylglycinamidine synthase subunit PurL, whose translation is MGINLLPIEMDDIRKRLSREPNEIEWRVIDAVWSEHCSYKSSKIFLKSFSTDSPNVIMGIKDWQDAGAVDIGEGWAIVIKVESHNHPSAIDPFNGAATGVGGIIRDIISKGAKPIVLMDMIRVGNLNIRKNVWLLKNIIAGIAAYGNSIGVPVVGGELSFDDTYNDNPLVDVAAIGIVRKDKIKPSVVDKAGLKLVLAGLTGIDGLGGASFASRKLSGEDEIGAVQIADPFAGKIILDVTLEIADKVEAIKDLGGGGLAVAVTEMTNGLGAIVDIEKIPLRVKNMDPADVIISETQERMLYAVEEKNVEEVCKAFEEYEYPCSVIGEVTSEPVIKFRYFGKDLVSLPTNVLLDPPKFLWPIKNVKKNVEEKIVNLPLESTIYSVLSHPDLVSKEWVYSQFDYEVNTSTVIKPGNADSAVVSLPNGKLLAIKADANPDLCSEDAYECGKGIVAEAYRNLATVGAKGIVAVDHLQFGDPKKAEVYYTFVEAIRGIGEAARFFNIPIVGGKVSFYNENSQGRPIKPTPLIVMAGLIQGKLLKNRVEDNSYVVLLGYTRKELGGSLLSKIFKIPSQAPKVRLQEDLLSSEVVIDAINEEKITFAKDISRGGLAASLFNILVRGYGIEISTKNILSDTDNIIENLFSESSGRFIVLTNEPEWIVEESKSKGIVASIIGRVNKKTNILTIDNIDYNLKSIVDNYFNFLEEVMSNG
- the purQ gene encoding phosphoribosylformylglycinamidine synthase I, coding for MIAIVKFPGTTCETDVYKALIEAGVPTRIVKYKDLDPDKYSGVILPGGFSFGDCLRAGSIAANTETIKKIKQMTEEGKIVIGICNGFQILVESGLLKGALLPNLKLRFISKWVYLKVIRTDTVLTKGLDKKIIKMPIAHAEGRYYVDDIEYAKTNMVLQYCDENGNVREDVNPNGSLLNIASIANEQGNVIGMMPHPERASFKLTSVDGSVDGLILLRRLREWA
- the purS gene encoding phosphoribosylformylglycinamidine synthase subunit PurS, coding for MKYYYVELIIINKDSVRDPEGETIQRYVIEKYTNNIIETRVGKYIQFKIEANNEEDAKNLIEKIAIEGRLYNPIVHKILVRVRKE
- the purC gene encoding phosphoribosylaminoimidazolesuccinocarboxamide synthase — protein: MEVNKISEGKTKIVYDFDKDHVLLRFKDDITAGDGQKKDILEGKGVLNAQTSAFFFRLLERYGIETHYVGMKDERTMIVKRLKMIPVEVVVRNIATGSIVKRLPIKEGEVFEPPIVEFFLKDDLRHDPLLNYYHMEHLKLMSRKEAQYIEDIMIKVNDILSSFIKNKGLILYDFKLEFGRLDDKLVIGDEISLDSMRIRNANSRIFDKDLYRKGYDLKTVKASYEEFLKIITS